A section of the Geoalkalibacter ferrihydriticus DSM 17813 genome encodes:
- a CDS encoding sensor histidine kinase: MTTMEKPDQQQAEFRKRRREWALILLCLLLVFALTQYESRLLDLSSGVSLTNGILVLALININLLLILLFFFLVFRNLFKLILERRRGVPGARIRSKLVVAFVALSLVPTMLLFFVSAGFITNTIENWFNSQVENSLQESLEVAETYYKNSASNALYYGEQLARIIKRDRLLNETNLDRLTIFIQEKQKEYNLGIVEVFSSTFEELVRVTNPDVPAAEFTDPGSDAIREALQGNRFTRITPIGKADLIRGIVPVYSNWNPDDVVGVVVVNYYVPHSLVSKMKEIKASFEQYKGTKMVKGRIQMGYVVVLLLIALVIIFLATWFGFHLARGITVPIQELAVATNRVAQGDLDVHIDLTSDDEIGTLVEAFNTMTADLRKGQKSLQAANRELQISNLELDQRRRYMEIVLRNITGGVIAIDKGGDLTTVNKAAEKLLNIKNKKILGKNFREVLDPEYTPLVREILRDLLESGKDSISKQVTIPVHDSKLTLLVHVTTLRDESGEFMGTVVVFDDLTQLIKAQRMAAWREVARRIAHEIKNPLTPIQLSAQRLRRRYLDRFGEDDKVFDECTAMIVQQVDELKNLVNEFSNFARMPTSRPSPNDLNQIVAESLILFQEGHKNIRFSFRPDSELPIFNLDRDQIKRTIINLLDNAVGAIDQEGSITVSTHFSTELQMATLTVADTGCGIAPQVKPRLFEPYFSTKKSGTGLGLAIVSSIISDHNGYIRVRDNSPRGTQFIVELPVGESTLSSKSFTA, translated from the coding sequence ATGACGACCATGGAAAAACCAGATCAGCAACAGGCCGAGTTTCGCAAACGACGTCGCGAATGGGCCCTCATCCTTCTCTGTCTTCTGCTGGTTTTTGCCCTCACGCAATATGAGTCACGTCTCCTTGACCTGTCTTCCGGTGTATCCCTGACCAACGGCATTCTGGTGCTGGCCCTGATCAACATCAACCTCCTGTTGATTCTCCTCTTTTTTTTCCTGGTTTTTCGCAATCTCTTCAAGCTGATTCTGGAACGGCGGCGCGGCGTGCCAGGAGCGCGCATTCGCAGCAAGCTGGTCGTGGCGTTTGTTGCCCTGTCGCTGGTGCCGACCATGCTGCTTTTTTTTGTTTCGGCAGGCTTTATCACCAACACGATAGAGAACTGGTTCAACAGTCAGGTCGAGAATTCTTTACAGGAGTCTCTGGAGGTCGCGGAAACTTACTACAAAAACTCGGCATCCAATGCGCTGTACTACGGGGAGCAATTGGCGCGGATCATCAAGCGGGACCGCCTCCTCAATGAAACCAACCTGGATCGCCTTACGATCTTCATTCAAGAGAAGCAAAAAGAATATAACCTGGGCATTGTCGAGGTGTTCTCTTCCACCTTCGAGGAACTCGTAAGAGTCACCAATCCGGATGTCCCCGCCGCCGAGTTCACTGATCCCGGATCTGACGCCATTCGCGAAGCCCTGCAAGGCAATCGCTTTACCCGCATCACCCCGATCGGCAAGGCCGACCTCATCCGTGGTATCGTGCCCGTCTATTCGAACTGGAACCCCGATGATGTCGTCGGGGTCGTGGTGGTCAACTACTATGTGCCCCATTCCCTGGTCTCGAAAATGAAGGAGATCAAGGCATCCTTTGAACAGTACAAGGGAACAAAAATGGTCAAAGGGCGCATTCAGATGGGATACGTCGTCGTGCTGCTGCTCATCGCCCTGGTTATCATTTTTCTCGCAACCTGGTTCGGCTTTCACCTTGCTCGGGGCATCACCGTACCCATACAGGAGTTGGCTGTAGCGACCAATCGGGTGGCCCAAGGAGATCTGGATGTTCACATCGATCTCACCAGTGACGATGAGATAGGCACCTTGGTCGAAGCATTCAACACCATGACGGCCGATTTGCGTAAGGGGCAAAAGAGCCTGCAGGCGGCCAACCGCGAGCTCCAGATTTCCAATCTGGAACTTGATCAACGGCGGCGCTACATGGAAATCGTGCTGCGCAACATTACCGGCGGTGTCATAGCCATCGACAAAGGCGGCGATCTCACGACGGTGAACAAGGCGGCGGAAAAACTGCTCAACATTAAGAACAAAAAAATTCTCGGGAAAAATTTCCGCGAGGTTCTTGACCCGGAATATACCCCCCTGGTCAGAGAAATTTTGCGCGATTTGCTTGAATCCGGCAAAGATTCGATCAGCAAGCAGGTTACCATTCCAGTCCATGACAGCAAATTGACGCTATTGGTCCATGTCACGACGCTTCGCGATGAGAGTGGCGAGTTTATGGGAACGGTCGTCGTCTTTGACGACCTGACCCAACTTATCAAAGCTCAGCGTATGGCCGCTTGGCGCGAAGTTGCGCGCCGCATCGCCCATGAAATCAAAAACCCTCTTACTCCGATTCAACTATCGGCTCAACGACTGCGCCGCCGCTACCTGGACAGATTCGGCGAGGACGACAAAGTGTTTGACGAATGCACTGCCATGATTGTTCAACAGGTCGATGAACTGAAAAACCTGGTTAACGAATTTTCCAATTTTGCACGCATGCCGACCAGCCGACCCAGCCCCAACGACCTCAATCAGATAGTGGCCGAATCCCTGATTTTGTTTCAGGAAGGACATAAAAACATTCGTTTTTCATTTCGACCTGATTCTGAACTCCCGATTTTCAATCTTGATCGGGACCAAATCAAACGCACTATTATCAATCTGCTCGACAATGCAGTTGGCGCGATAGATCAAGAAGGCAGCATTACCGTTTCCACGCACTTCAGCACTGAGCTTCAGATGGCGACCCTGACCGTGGCCGACACCGGCTGTGGAATTGCACCACAAGTCAAGCCGCGCCTTTTCGAGCCGTATTTTTCGACAAAAAAATCAGGTACAGGCCTTGGCCTAGCCATCGTTTCCTCTATTATTTCCGATCACAATGGCTACATCAGGGTACGCGATAACAGTCCACGCGGCACCCAATTTATCGTTGAGCTGCCGGTGGGTGAAAGCACCCTCAGCAGTAAATCTTTCACTGCCTGA
- a CDS encoding sigma-54-dependent transcriptional regulator, translating to MMKTILIVDDETNIRLSLEGILLDEGFRPVFSASGEEALDKIREENPDLMLLDIWMPGIDGLETLRRAKEQWPDLLVVMMSGHGTIETAVKALKLGAYDFIEKPLALEKVLTCIQNALKMGQLLEENRSLRARFAKADEMIGNSEEISTLKQQISIAAPTSGWVLITGENGTGKELVARAIHNFSQRRDKPFVEVNCAAIPEDLIESELFGHEKGSFTGATALRKGKFDLAHEGTLFLDEIGDMSLKTQAKVLRILQERKFERVGGSRTIEVDVRVIAATNKNLEEEISQGNFREDLFYRLNVLPFHVPPLRERKEDIPALAKHFLEHFSRQESREIKSLTPEAVTALKYYSWPGNVRELKNLIERLVIMTPSNEITPAHLPAHLTNRQDNGNVRRLGIEASNFREAKEDFEREFIMQKLEENDWNISRTAEFIDLERSNLHRKIKSYGIELKK from the coding sequence ATTATGAAAACAATTTTGATTGTCGACGATGAGACCAATATCCGCCTGAGCCTTGAAGGCATCCTCCTGGATGAGGGTTTCCGCCCGGTGTTTTCCGCAAGCGGTGAGGAGGCTCTTGATAAAATTCGCGAAGAAAATCCAGATCTCATGCTTCTCGACATTTGGATGCCCGGAATAGACGGACTGGAAACCCTGCGCAGGGCAAAAGAGCAGTGGCCGGATCTGCTTGTGGTTATGATGAGCGGCCACGGAACTATTGAAACGGCGGTTAAAGCCTTGAAGTTAGGAGCCTATGACTTTATTGAGAAGCCCCTGGCTCTGGAAAAAGTCCTTACATGCATTCAGAATGCCCTCAAAATGGGCCAACTCCTCGAAGAAAATCGCTCCCTCAGGGCGCGTTTTGCTAAGGCTGATGAAATGATCGGCAACAGTGAAGAGATTAGCACCCTCAAGCAACAGATCTCCATCGCCGCCCCCACCAGCGGTTGGGTACTCATCACCGGGGAAAACGGTACCGGGAAAGAGCTCGTGGCGCGCGCTATCCACAATTTTTCGCAACGCAGGGATAAACCATTTGTCGAGGTCAACTGTGCCGCCATTCCTGAAGATCTCATCGAGTCGGAACTCTTCGGCCATGAGAAGGGTTCATTTACCGGCGCTACAGCCTTGCGCAAAGGGAAATTCGATCTTGCCCATGAAGGAACCCTTTTTCTTGATGAAATTGGGGATATGAGTTTGAAAACTCAAGCAAAGGTGCTGCGCATACTGCAGGAGAGAAAATTCGAACGAGTTGGCGGTAGCCGCACCATTGAGGTGGATGTGCGGGTTATTGCGGCAACCAATAAAAATCTCGAGGAGGAAATTTCCCAGGGGAATTTCCGTGAAGACTTATTTTATCGCCTCAACGTTCTCCCCTTTCACGTCCCCCCTCTGCGCGAACGGAAAGAAGACATCCCAGCGTTGGCCAAGCATTTTCTCGAACATTTCTCACGTCAGGAGAGCCGCGAAATCAAATCCTTAACCCCGGAAGCTGTGACCGCTTTGAAATATTATTCCTGGCCCGGCAATGTTCGAGAACTGAAAAATTTAATTGAACGTCTGGTGATTATGACTCCCAGCAATGAAATCACCCCCGCACATCTCCCCGCACATCTCACCAATCGCCAAGATAATGGCAACGTGCGACGCCTCGGCATTGAGGCCAGCAACTTCAGGGAAGCCAAGGAGGACTTCGAACGGGAGTTTATCATGCAGAAGCTCGAGGAAAACGACTGGAATATTTCGCGCACTGCGGAATTCATCGATTTGGAGCGATCCAACCTGCACCGCAAGATCAAATCCTATGGGATTGAGCTGAAAAAATAA